A stretch of Deinococcus malanensis DNA encodes these proteins:
- a CDS encoding UDP-glucose dehydrogenase family protein translates to MQDTKALQVAVVGTGYVGLGTAIMLAYLGHQVVGLDVDQEKVEMLQRGELPIYEPHLDQLLQDSSSRLRWTTDYASAIPNADVIFICVGTPPLPGGQPNLAYVADAAQSIAQNLNGKLQVVVNKSTVPVGTGDWVARLIEEYAIDYHANRYLVVSNPEFLREGTALGDSLYPDRIVLGSDSPAGIDRLVELYQPLLDQQFEAPAYVPRPDGYTTPQLVTTSLSSAEMIKYAANAFLALKISFANEIAGLCECVDADIQEVTRGIGYDQRIGPQFLSAGAGWGGSCFGKDTAALISIGREYGYTMPILTAAVEVNQRQRQVVISKLQQHLHRLKGKRVAVLGMAFKPNTDDLRDAPAHDCIARLADLGVQVVAHDPVAMPRARQEWGHLRYQEAASAAEAMRGADAVIIMTEWDEYRQIDWSSAPRGMRNSLVIDTRHVVPDNCTMGVVERIGRRLTDPLAMQVPA, encoded by the coding sequence ATGCAGGATACAAAAGCGTTGCAAGTGGCGGTTGTCGGGACTGGATACGTAGGGCTCGGGACCGCCATCATGCTGGCGTACCTGGGTCATCAAGTTGTCGGCCTTGATGTGGATCAGGAAAAAGTGGAAATGCTGCAACGCGGGGAACTGCCTATCTATGAACCCCACCTGGACCAACTGCTGCAAGACAGTTCGTCTCGCCTACGCTGGACGACCGATTATGCCAGCGCAATCCCGAACGCTGACGTCATTTTTATCTGCGTCGGCACGCCGCCGCTGCCCGGCGGCCAGCCGAACCTGGCGTACGTGGCTGACGCTGCACAAAGCATCGCCCAAAACCTCAATGGCAAGCTGCAGGTGGTCGTAAACAAAAGCACCGTACCTGTCGGTACGGGGGACTGGGTCGCACGCCTGATCGAGGAATACGCCATCGACTATCATGCCAACCGCTACCTGGTGGTGAGCAACCCGGAGTTCCTCCGCGAAGGCACTGCGCTCGGCGACAGCCTGTATCCGGACCGCATCGTGCTGGGCAGCGACAGCCCGGCAGGCATCGATCGGCTCGTAGAGCTGTACCAGCCACTGCTCGACCAGCAGTTCGAGGCTCCGGCGTATGTGCCGCGGCCCGACGGGTACACGACCCCACAACTGGTGACCACCAGCCTCAGCAGCGCTGAGATGATCAAGTACGCCGCCAACGCCTTTCTGGCACTCAAGATCAGCTTCGCCAACGAGATCGCCGGCCTGTGCGAATGCGTCGACGCTGATATTCAGGAAGTCACGCGCGGCATCGGGTACGATCAGCGCATCGGTCCTCAATTTCTGTCAGCCGGAGCAGGCTGGGGCGGAAGCTGCTTCGGCAAGGATACCGCTGCGCTGATCAGCATTGGCCGTGAATACGGGTACACCATGCCGATTCTGACGGCGGCAGTGGAGGTCAACCAGCGTCAGCGTCAGGTAGTGATCTCCAAACTGCAGCAGCACCTGCACCGTCTCAAGGGCAAGCGTGTGGCTGTGCTGGGCATGGCTTTCAAGCCCAACACCGACGATCTGCGCGACGCGCCCGCTCACGACTGCATAGCCCGGCTGGCCGACCTTGGCGTGCAGGTGGTTGCGCATGACCCGGTGGCCATGCCGCGCGCCCGTCAGGAATGGGGTCACCTGCGCTACCAGGAAGCCGCGTCAGCTGCAGAGGCGATGCGCGGCGCGGACGCGGTGATCATCATGACCGAGTGGGACGAGTACCGCCAGATCGACTGGTCGAGCGCCCCGCGCGGGATGCGGAACAGCCTGGTGATCGACACCCGGCACGTGGTTCCCGACAACTGCACCATGGGAGTGGTCGAGCGTATTGGCAGGCGCCTTACTGATCCTCTGGCCATGCAGGTCCCCGCATGA
- a CDS encoding diguanylate cyclase domain-containing protein, which translates to MKTETVLKMQIHAGQRCGSYETKRLPLSAAWSSRRQTLRRRSGFWPSIDPVRQRKAKQRSSHTANHDGLTGLANRTSFLNYAEVTLQQAERHNTHVAVVMLNLDGFKYPRPV; encoded by the coding sequence GTGAAGACAGAAACGGTCTTGAAGATGCAAATACATGCTGGACAGCGCTGCGGCTCCTATGAAACGAAACGCTTGCCGCTCAGCGCCGCCTGGTCATCGAGACGCCAGACCCTGCGGCGGCGCAGTGGGTTCTGGCCTAGCATTGATCCAGTTCGTCAGAGAAAAGCAAAGCAGCGCAGCTCCCACACCGCGAATCATGATGGCCTGACGGGCCTGGCCAACCGCACCAGTTTCCTCAATTACGCGGAAGTGACCCTCCAACAGGCCGAACGGCACAACACGCACGTGGCTGTTGTGATGCTGAATCTCGATGGGTTCAAGTACCCAAGGCCTGTTTAG
- a CDS encoding sulfite exporter TauE/SafE family protein, giving the protein MKPLREWWRAGPAPYLLGGMTGVPAGLWMLYNLPGVTLTVTFGAFLCVYALYSIFKPDTLALTLPSGPAAAVSVGALGGVIGGFTAFPGAVVVVWAGLTRLSKADTRAVVQPYILGMQLLSLTVLAVTQPWTFGPSFWHLGVLALPFVLGCTLMGLRLYCQLSDFNFRRVTFLLLGSSGIGILIKSLPAF; this is encoded by the coding sequence ATGAAGCCGCTGCGCGAGTGGTGGCGTGCTGGGCCCGCGCCCTACCTGCTCGGCGGGATGACGGGCGTGCCAGCTGGATTATGGATGCTGTACAACCTCCCAGGCGTCACCCTGACGGTCACGTTCGGAGCCTTCCTGTGCGTGTACGCCCTGTACTCGATCTTTAAACCCGACACCCTGGCGTTGACCCTGCCCTCCGGTCCTGCGGCGGCCGTGAGTGTCGGTGCCCTGGGCGGCGTGATCGGTGGCTTCACGGCCTTTCCCGGAGCGGTCGTGGTGGTATGGGCTGGACTGACACGCCTGTCCAAAGCGGACACCCGCGCGGTCGTGCAGCCGTACATCCTGGGGATGCAGCTGCTGTCCCTGACCGTGCTGGCTGTGACCCAGCCGTGGACCTTCGGGCCTTCTTTCTGGCATCTGGGTGTTCTGGCGCTGCCGTTCGTGTTGGGGTGCACTTTGATGGGGTTGCGGTTGTACTGCCAGTTGTCGGATTTCAACTTTCGGCGGGTGACATTCCTGCTGCTCGGCTCGTCGGGGATCGGCATCCTGATCAAAAGCCTGCCCGCTTTTTAG
- a CDS encoding NAD(P)-dependent oxidoreductase translates to MKILVTGSAGFVGSHLTERFLQEGHQVVGVDR, encoded by the coding sequence ATGAAAATCCTGGTGACCGGCAGCGCCGGATTTGTTGGCAGTCACCTGACCGAACGCTTTCTCCAGGAAGGTCACCAGGTCGTGGGGGTAGACAGGTAA
- a CDS encoding IS110 family transposase: MSQKARLDVMVIPTGERLAVSNDPDGLATLVQQLSLEAPTLVVCEATGGWERPLVAACVEAGLPIRTLNPWQVRDFAKATGRLAKTDQIDAQVLACFAQAIRPEVRPVSDAATRHLQALVRRRRQLVGWMTAERNQLSSCQDDRIRSSISGLLAHLADLCAALERDLLQAVKGDPLWGHHFELLCSAPGVGPIVAVTLIAALPELGQLSRREVTALVGVAPFNQNSGQRRGQRGIWGGRAELRTTLYMATLVAIRFNPAIRAYYEQLLDRGKRKMVALIACVRKLLVCLNAMLKTEQPWRHPVPPAVLLR, from the coding sequence ATGTCTCAAAAAGCCCGTCTGGATGTGATGGTGATCCCCACGGGTGAACGGCTGGCCGTCTCGAATGATCCGGACGGCCTGGCCACACTGGTCCAGCAGTTGAGTCTTGAAGCACCGACTCTGGTGGTCTGTGAAGCCACGGGAGGGTGGGAACGTCCCCTGGTGGCGGCCTGTGTCGAGGCTGGGCTTCCCATTAGGACGCTCAACCCGTGGCAGGTTCGTGATTTCGCGAAGGCGACGGGGCGGCTGGCCAAAACGGATCAGATCGACGCCCAGGTGCTGGCTTGTTTTGCGCAGGCGATTCGGCCAGAGGTCCGTCCGGTGAGTGATGCCGCCACGCGGCATCTGCAAGCCCTGGTCCGCCGCCGACGACAGCTGGTTGGGTGGATGACGGCGGAGCGCAATCAGTTGAGCAGCTGCCAGGATGACCGGATCCGGTCATCCATTTCAGGACTCCTGGCACACCTGGCTGACCTGTGCGCCGCCCTGGAACGTGATCTCTTGCAAGCGGTCAAAGGAGATCCACTGTGGGGGCACCACTTCGAATTGCTCTGCAGTGCTCCTGGGGTGGGTCCCATCGTGGCCGTCACGCTGATTGCTGCCTTGCCGGAACTGGGTCAGCTGTCTCGCCGCGAGGTGACAGCACTGGTCGGTGTGGCGCCCTTCAACCAAAACAGTGGCCAACGACGTGGTCAACGAGGCATCTGGGGCGGACGAGCAGAACTCAGAACCACCCTCTATATGGCCACCCTGGTGGCCATCCGGTTCAATCCAGCGATCCGGGCCTACTACGAACAACTGCTCGACCGGGGGAAACGGAAAATGGTGGCTTTGATTGCGTGCGTGCGCAAGTTGCTGGTGTGCCTCAATGCCATGCTCAAGACCGAGCAACCCTGGCGTCATCCGGTGCCTCCAGCCGTGCTCCTACGCTGA
- a CDS encoding DoxX family protein, translating into MSSIEPTDRSAGPIRPQSLLTTEGKSQIGAQLNLLDARLIGWWAQHGITLLRLSLGIIFFWFGVQKFFPGVSSAEGLATRTISVLTFGAVPPGVSLPVLAIWECAIGLGLLTGQFLRLTLLLLFAQMAGTFLPLVFFPQETFTVVPWVPNLEGQYIVKNLVLMSAGLVVGATARGGKLIMDARAADTAERTQALHQRFRRRFHREP; encoded by the coding sequence ATGAGCAGCATTGAACCCACTGACCGCAGCGCAGGACCAATCCGCCCCCAGTCCCTTCTGACGACCGAGGGCAAATCGCAGATTGGCGCTCAACTGAATCTCCTGGATGCCCGGTTGATTGGTTGGTGGGCACAACATGGCATTACGTTGCTGCGCCTATCCCTCGGGATCATTTTCTTCTGGTTCGGGGTGCAGAAGTTCTTCCCGGGAGTGAGTTCCGCCGAAGGTCTTGCGACCCGGACTATCTCCGTCCTGACCTTTGGTGCTGTGCCCCCGGGCGTCAGCCTGCCGGTGCTGGCCATCTGGGAATGCGCCATTGGGCTGGGGTTACTGACCGGCCAGTTCCTGCGCTTGACCTTGCTGCTGCTATTCGCACAGATGGCTGGAACCTTCCTGCCTCTGGTATTTTTTCCCCAGGAGACCTTCACTGTTGTGCCCTGGGTACCTAACCTGGAAGGCCAGTACATCGTCAAGAACCTGGTACTGATGTCGGCTGGGCTGGTGGTAGGTGCCACAGCACGAGGAGGGAAACTCATCATGGACGCCCGGGCGGCCGACACTGCTGAGCGTACGCAAGCCCTTCACCAGAGGTTTCGCCGCCGTTTTCATCGTGAACCCTGA
- the tnpA gene encoding IS200/IS605 family transposase, whose amino-acid sequence MFGSQYASVVRAIGITIVALEIMPNHVHLFLGTDPDVSPTQVMHALKGFTSRVLRQEFSKLQTMPSLWTRNYWVSTAGNVSAEVI is encoded by the coding sequence ATGTTCGGCAGCCAGTACGCTTCGGTGGTTCGCGCGATCGGCATCACCATCGTGGCGCTGGAAATCATGCCCAACCACGTTCACCTGTTCCTCGGCACCGACCCGGATGTGTCGCCTACCCAGGTGATGCACGCCCTCAAGGGGTTCACCTCCCGCGTCCTGCGGCAGGAGTTCTCGAAGCTGCAAACCATGCCGTCCCTGTGGACTCGGAACTACTGGGTCAGCACGGCGGGCAACGTTAGCGCGGAAGTCATTTAG
- a CDS encoding helix-turn-helix domain-containing protein, which produces MLKAFRYRLNPTKAQEAALNEQLRLCRSLYNAALQERPNI; this is translated from the coding sequence ATGCTGAAAGCCTTCAGATACCGACTCAACCCCACGAAGGCGCAGGAAGCCGCGCTGAACGAACAGTTGCGTCTATGCCGCAGCCTGTACAACGCGGCGTTGCAGGAACGCCCAAACATCTGA
- the recA gene encoding recombinase RecA yields MSKDNPKGVTAPSDAAERTKAIDTAMSQIEKAFGKGSIMKLGANSKLDIQAISTGSLSLDVALGVGGIPKGRITEIYGPESGGKTTLALSIIAQSQKAGGTCAFIDAEHALDPVYARALGVNTDELLVSQPDNGEQALEIMELLIRSGAVDVVVVDSVAALTPRAEIEGEMGDSLPGLQARLMSQALRKLTGILSKTNTAAIFINQVREKIGVMYGNPETTTGGKALKFYASVRIDVRKMGGKSNMENNVAVSHSVKIKTVKNKIAPPFKEVELTLRYGHGFDAMDDLVTLATNFEVIKKAGSFYSYNDERIGQGKEKAVAFLSERPDLLEEIRARVLELMRGGPAAQTHDADPAITA; encoded by the coding sequence ATGAGCAAAGACAACCCCAAAGGCGTCACCGCCCCCAGTGATGCCGCCGAGCGCACCAAAGCCATCGACACCGCCATGAGTCAGATCGAAAAAGCCTTCGGCAAAGGCAGCATCATGAAGCTCGGCGCCAACAGCAAACTCGACATCCAGGCCATCAGCACCGGCAGCCTCAGCCTCGACGTGGCCCTGGGCGTCGGCGGTATTCCCAAAGGCCGCATCACCGAAATCTATGGTCCTGAATCCGGCGGCAAGACCACCCTCGCCCTGAGCATCATCGCCCAGAGCCAGAAAGCCGGCGGGACCTGCGCCTTTATCGACGCCGAGCACGCCCTGGACCCGGTGTATGCCCGCGCCCTGGGGGTGAATACCGACGAGTTGCTGGTCTCCCAGCCCGACAATGGCGAACAGGCCCTGGAGATCATGGAACTGCTGATCCGCTCTGGCGCCGTAGATGTCGTGGTTGTCGATTCGGTCGCGGCACTCACCCCGCGCGCGGAAATTGAAGGCGAGATGGGCGACAGCCTGCCCGGCCTGCAGGCCCGCCTGATGAGCCAGGCCCTGCGCAAACTCACCGGTATTCTTTCGAAAACCAATACCGCCGCGATCTTCATCAACCAGGTGCGCGAGAAGATCGGTGTGATGTACGGCAACCCTGAGACCACCACCGGCGGCAAGGCCCTGAAGTTCTACGCTTCAGTCCGCATCGACGTGCGCAAGATGGGCGGTAAGTCGAACATGGAAAACAATGTCGCCGTGTCACACAGCGTGAAGATCAAGACCGTCAAGAACAAGATCGCCCCACCCTTCAAGGAAGTCGAACTGACTCTGCGGTACGGTCACGGGTTCGACGCGATGGACGACCTGGTGACCCTGGCGACGAACTTCGAGGTCATCAAGAAAGCGGGGAGCTTCTACTCGTACAACGACGAGCGCATCGGTCAGGGCAAAGAAAAAGCGGTGGCCTTCCTGAGTGAGCGGCCCGACCTGCTCGAGGAGATCCGCGCGCGGGTGCTCGAACTGATGCGCGGCGGCCCGGCCGCCCAGACCCATGACGCCGACCCCGCAATCACAGCCTGA